Proteins encoded within one genomic window of Deinococcus seoulensis:
- a CDS encoding HNH endonuclease signature motif containing protein: MPDGRELLGTLLRHESKTNTYKFALVRALNDLAIEHPFLPDRDVIVPLRRVAQRWLVSYWPFVGEREVMQGSRPVRDGVRRQDLSFRPALTQLRQAWEDLPYTRSHPADGALLLAAYRADRGGLSPELASLTRQTLTVIAQAVRQPVRYAGPEGAHGLFGVPAPVASLTGTPLPGSSPHEPAFVVPAALWQALLDLSLWVEALCLQQWSLFVERVEQTPRVTRGEVFTLLTETPEARVPLTWERNQVRLLMLEGRPFTCPWTARPLSTEAFDLDHLIPVSVHPINELWNLVPSDPQHNMHVKRARIPASARLQEALPILARTYAAYGGSPGLSGSLQRDVQGRFGRPLPAPALAAEVVRLGETVARARNVPRY; the protein is encoded by the coding sequence ACCCATTTCTGCCGGACCGGGACGTGATCGTGCCGCTCCGGCGCGTGGCGCAGCGCTGGCTGGTGTCGTACTGGCCGTTCGTGGGCGAGCGGGAGGTCATGCAGGGGAGCCGTCCCGTCCGGGACGGCGTGCGCCGTCAGGACCTCAGTTTCCGGCCCGCTCTGACCCAGCTGAGGCAGGCCTGGGAGGACCTGCCGTACACCCGCAGTCACCCGGCGGACGGGGCGCTGCTGCTCGCGGCGTACCGCGCGGACCGTGGGGGGTTGAGTCCGGAGCTGGCCTCGCTGACCCGGCAGACCCTGACGGTGATCGCGCAGGCGGTCCGGCAGCCCGTGCGGTACGCCGGGCCGGAGGGCGCGCACGGGCTGTTCGGTGTACCTGCGCCGGTGGCGTCCCTGACGGGGACGCCACTGCCGGGATCGTCACCGCACGAACCGGCGTTCGTCGTGCCCGCCGCGTTGTGGCAGGCGCTGCTGGACCTGTCGCTGTGGGTGGAAGCGCTGTGCCTGCAGCAGTGGAGCCTGTTCGTGGAACGGGTGGAGCAGACGCCACGAGTGACACGCGGGGAGGTATTCACGCTGCTGACGGAGACGCCGGAAGCGCGGGTGCCGCTGACCTGGGAACGCAATCAGGTGCGGCTCCTGATGCTGGAGGGGCGTCCCTTCACCTGCCCGTGGACGGCGCGGCCACTGAGCACGGAGGCGTTCGATCTCGACCACCTGATTCCGGTATCGGTGCATCCCATCAACGAGCTGTGGAACCTGGTGCCGAGCGATCCGCAGCACAACATGCACGTGAAGCGCGCCCGCATTCCTGCGTCGGCGCGCCTCCAGGAGGCCCTGCCCATCCTGGCGCGGACGTACGCGGCGTACGGAGGCTCGCCGGGCCTCTCCGGCAGCCTGCAGCGGGACGTGCAGGGACGTTTCGGGCGCCCCCTGCCCGCGCCGGCACTCGCGGCGGAGGTCGTGCGACTGGGTGAGACGGTCGCCCGGGCCCGCAACGTGCCCCGCTACTGA